The following proteins are encoded in a genomic region of alpha proteobacterium U9-1i:
- a CDS encoding cold shock protein CspA: MPVGAVRSFDGKRGAGFIAPDDGEPDIFVHSAEVERAGIARLKAGDRVSYDVQTDRALKRSFATNLVLLPPSEHLPGGV; the protein is encoded by the coding sequence ATGCCCGTTGGGGCGGTTCGCTCTTTCGATGGCAAACGCGGCGCTGGCTTCATCGCGCCTGACGACGGCGAACCCGACATCTTCGTTCATTCCGCTGAAGTCGAACGGGCTGGCATCGCCCGGCTGAAAGCCGGCGATCGTGTAAGCTACGATGTGCAGACCGACCGCGCCCTAAAGCGGAGCTTCGCGACCAATCTGGTCCTGCTTCCGCCTTCAGAACATTTGCCCGGCGGCGTCTGA
- a CDS encoding GCN5-related N-acetyltransferase, whose amino-acid sequence MNAPTPLDIEHATIKSWPAAETEARDGWLFLAASGVTGRVNAVWPLDWRGGDVDAAIDDAERWYAARKLAPRFKLTDGAYAPGDLPARLAARGYSETMVTLIMARPFGAALGVFEDVSVSPVLNAVFDQALRDSTPEPDELEERRSIAARAPAPAAFAARSDGARPLAVGMSALADKLAGVFLMRTVPDARRRGHGRHILRALLHWAGEHGAEHAFLQVDAENWPAIALYETEGFTKLTTYRFWRKAS is encoded by the coding sequence ATGAACGCGCCGACGCCACTTGATATTGAGCACGCTACGATCAAGTCCTGGCCCGCTGCCGAAACCGAAGCGCGCGACGGTTGGCTATTTCTGGCGGCGAGCGGCGTCACAGGGCGCGTGAATGCGGTCTGGCCGCTGGACTGGCGCGGCGGCGATGTGGACGCGGCGATCGATGATGCGGAACGCTGGTACGCCGCGCGCAAACTGGCGCCGCGCTTCAAGCTGACCGACGGCGCCTATGCGCCGGGCGACTTGCCGGCGCGGCTCGCGGCGCGCGGTTATTCCGAGACGATGGTGACATTGATTATGGCGCGCCCGTTCGGCGCCGCTTTGGGTGTGTTCGAGGACGTCAGTGTGAGCCCGGTTCTGAACGCAGTGTTTGACCAGGCGTTGCGCGATTCAACGCCGGAGCCGGACGAACTGGAAGAGCGCCGCTCCATCGCGGCGCGTGCGCCGGCGCCGGCTGCGTTCGCGGCGCGGTCGGATGGCGCGCGGCCTTTGGCGGTGGGCATGAGTGCCCTGGCGGACAAGCTGGCGGGCGTGTTTCTGATGCGCACCGTACCTGACGCGCGGCGGCGCGGGCATGGGCGGCACATTCTGCGCGCGTTGCTGCATTGGGCGGGTGAACACGGCGCCGAGCACGCGTTCCTACAAGTGGACGCGGAGAATTGGCCGGCGATCGCGCTTTACGAGACCGAAGGATTCACCAAGCTCACGACCTACCGCTTCTGGCGGAAAGCGAGCTGA
- a CDS encoding transglycosylase associated protein, protein MPDILIWIIVGIVAGWLAGVVVRGYGLGLVGNLVVGVIGAIIAGWLLPQLGVAFVVVNPLITAIVYATIGAIILLLVIGLFRRAA, encoded by the coding sequence ATGCCTGACATTCTGATTTGGATCATCGTCGGCATCGTCGCCGGTTGGCTCGCGGGCGTAGTCGTGCGCGGCTACGGGCTCGGTCTTGTCGGCAATCTTGTTGTCGGCGTCATCGGCGCCATCATCGCCGGCTGGTTGTTGCCGCAACTGGGTGTCGCTTTTGTTGTGGTCAATCCGCTGATTACGGCCATCGTCTACGCCACTATCGGCGCAATCATCCTCCTGCTCGTGATCGGGCTTTTCCGACGAGCGGCCTGA
- a CDS encoding GCN5-related N-acetyltransferase, which produces MTSIRPFSESDWPQVWPILRAVAAAGDTFTYPTDVSEQMARAIWVARPPTHVFVAVDDAGAVVGSAKVNPNQLGPGAHVANAGFIVHPDARGKGVGRALGAHAVAWARDAGYRAMQFNAVVAANHAAVKAWVSIGFKIIATVPEAFHHPREGYVGLHIMHLDLMGAEE; this is translated from the coding sequence GTGACCTCGATCCGCCCCTTCTCCGAAAGCGATTGGCCGCAGGTTTGGCCGATCCTAAGAGCTGTCGCCGCGGCGGGCGACACGTTTACGTATCCAACCGACGTCAGCGAACAGATGGCGCGCGCGATTTGGGTTGCGCGGCCGCCGACGCACGTGTTCGTCGCGGTCGATGACGCTGGCGCCGTCGTGGGAAGCGCGAAGGTGAATCCGAACCAATTGGGACCGGGCGCGCATGTCGCCAATGCCGGCTTCATCGTTCACCCGGATGCGCGCGGCAAAGGCGTTGGGCGCGCGCTTGGGGCGCATGCGGTCGCCTGGGCGCGGGACGCAGGGTATCGCGCCATGCAATTCAACGCCGTCGTTGCAGCGAACCACGCTGCGGTGAAGGCATGGGTCTCTATCGGATTCAAAATCATCGCCACCGTGCCGGAAGCGTTCCATCATCCCCGCGAGGGCTATGTGGGGCTTCACATCATGCACCTCGATCTGATGGGCGCAGAGGAATAG
- a CDS encoding crotonyl-CoA carboxylase/reductase (ethylmalonyl-CoA producing): MAQANLKSVKDIYPIGEIPPQFHVPQKMWAWAIRKERHGRPATAMQLEEVPVPEVGEDEALVLVMAAGVNYNGVWAALGEPMSVLDVHKQPYHVAGSDASGIVWAVGSKVKRWKPGDEVVIHCNQDDGDDEECNGGDPMFSPSQRIWGYETTDGSFAQFCKVQARQMMPRPKHLTWEEAACYTLTLATAYRMLFGWRPNVLRPGQNVLVWGASGGLGVFATQLCAVSGAHAIGVVSDESKKDYVLSMGAKAVLNRKDFNCWGQLPKVNGEGFAEYMKEVAKFGKAVRAITGGKDPDIVFEHPGEATFPVSVRIVKRGGMVVICAGTTGYNLTMDARYLWMHQKRVQGSHFAHLYHAAQANQLVIDRRIDPAMGEVFPWDKIPDAHEKMLDNKHTPGNMAVLVSAPRSGLRTWEDVVEASGG, from the coding sequence ATGGCGCAGGCGAACTTGAAGTCGGTGAAGGACATTTACCCTATCGGGGAGATACCGCCGCAATTCCACGTACCGCAGAAAATGTGGGCGTGGGCGATCCGCAAGGAGCGCCACGGCCGCCCCGCAACGGCGATGCAGCTGGAAGAAGTGCCTGTCCCCGAAGTCGGCGAAGACGAAGCGCTCGTGCTCGTGATGGCCGCAGGCGTAAATTACAATGGCGTGTGGGCCGCCTTGGGCGAGCCGATGAGCGTGCTCGACGTCCACAAGCAGCCTTATCACGTCGCGGGCTCCGATGCGTCGGGCATCGTTTGGGCCGTCGGCTCCAAGGTGAAGCGCTGGAAGCCTGGCGACGAGGTCGTCATCCATTGCAATCAGGACGATGGCGACGACGAAGAATGCAACGGCGGCGACCCGATGTTCTCGCCCAGCCAACGCATCTGGGGCTACGAAACAACCGACGGCTCCTTCGCGCAATTCTGCAAAGTACAGGCGCGCCAAATGATGCCGCGCCCGAAGCATCTCACCTGGGAAGAGGCGGCCTGCTACACCCTCACGCTCGCGACCGCCTATCGCATGCTGTTCGGCTGGCGCCCGAACGTGCTGCGTCCTGGCCAAAACGTTTTGGTGTGGGGCGCGTCCGGCGGCCTCGGCGTATTCGCGACGCAGCTTTGCGCCGTGTCAGGCGCGCATGCGATCGGCGTCGTCTCCGATGAGAGCAAAAAAGATTATGTGCTCTCGATGGGCGCGAAAGCCGTGCTCAACCGTAAGGACTTCAATTGCTGGGGGCAGCTGCCGAAGGTCAACGGCGAGGGCTTCGCCGAGTACATGAAAGAAGTCGCCAAGTTCGGCAAAGCCGTGCGCGCCATCACTGGCGGCAAGGATCCCGACATTGTCTTCGAGCATCCGGGCGAAGCCACGTTTCCGGTATCGGTGCGCATCGTCAAACGCGGCGGCATGGTTGTGATCTGCGCCGGCACCACTGGCTACAATCTCACCATGGACGCGCGTTATCTCTGGATGCACCAAAAGCGCGTGCAGGGCTCACACTTCGCGCACCTCTATCACGCCGCCCAAGCCAACCAGCTCGTCATCGATCGCCGCATCGACCCTGCCATGGGCGAAGTGTTCCCCTGGGACAAAATCCCCGACGCGCACGAGAAGATGCTCGATAACAAGCACACGCCCGGCAACATGGCCGTGCTGGTGAGCGCACCGCGCTCGGGGCTGCGCACCTGGGAAGACGTTGTCGAGGCGAGTGGGGGTTAG
- a CDS encoding cold shock protein CspA — protein sequence MATGTVKFFNSTKGFGFIAPETGGKDVFVHISAVERAGLRGLVDGQKVSFELEKDRSGRESATNLKVE from the coding sequence ATGGCTACTGGTACTGTAAAATTCTTCAATTCCACAAAGGGCTTCGGCTTCATCGCGCCGGAAACGGGCGGCAAGGACGTTTTCGTCCACATTTCCGCTGTTGAGCGCGCTGGCCTCCGTGGCCTGGTCGATGGCCAGAAGGTCTCGTTCGAACTCGAGAAGGACCGCAGCGGTCGCGAGTCGGCGACGAACTTGAAGGTCGAGTAG
- a CDS encoding gfa-like protein — MRWEADIDFSNGTLKCNCSICTKTRNWSVGIKPAEFRLLSGKDAVSDYQWNSKQAHAPFCATCGVRSYSYGNIPEIGGDYVAIQVACIDDATPEELLSGTITYADGRGDNWFNPPGETRHL, encoded by the coding sequence GTGCGTTGGGAAGCCGACATCGACTTCTCCAACGGCACGCTGAAGTGCAATTGCTCGATCTGCACGAAGACGCGGAATTGGAGCGTTGGCATCAAGCCGGCGGAGTTTCGGTTGCTAAGCGGCAAGGACGCGGTGAGCGATTATCAGTGGAACTCGAAGCAGGCCCACGCGCCGTTCTGCGCGACCTGTGGCGTGCGCTCGTACTCGTACGGCAACATCCCGGAGATCGGCGGCGATTACGTCGCCATCCAGGTCGCCTGCATCGACGATGCGACGCCGGAGGAATTGTTGAGCGGCACGATCACGTACGCCGATGGGCGCGGCGACAATTGGTTCAATCCGCCGGGGGAAACGCGCCATCTATAG
- a CDS encoding aspartate racemase: MLHIGILAHSADGAGLCYLEMCREGARRSGAHEHPEITLSILPMGPTLPLWERGDLDAINAYLMRSAQRLADAGCDFFVCPDNTAHIALDAARSPYPLPGLHIAEIVAQRAKADGRERVALLGTNWTMKGPAYAAAFARAGVTLDIPHEAERAMIDRVIFDELCQGVLNAASREAYLRVIARMKGEGCDAVALSCTEIPLLITPEVAPLPTLDSTRLLARAAVAVANGERPKPVWRGGAML; the protein is encoded by the coding sequence ATGCTGCACATCGGCATTCTCGCACACAGCGCCGACGGCGCCGGCCTCTGCTATCTCGAAATGTGTCGAGAAGGCGCCCGTAGAAGCGGCGCGCATGAGCATCCGGAAATCACACTGTCCATTCTGCCGATGGGTCCAACACTGCCGCTTTGGGAGCGCGGCGACCTCGACGCCATCAATGCGTACCTCATGCGCAGCGCCCAACGCCTCGCCGACGCCGGTTGCGACTTCTTCGTCTGCCCCGACAACACCGCCCACATCGCCCTCGACGCCGCGCGATCGCCTTATCCGCTGCCTGGGCTGCACATCGCCGAGATTGTCGCGCAGCGCGCGAAGGCCGATGGCCGCGAGCGCGTCGCTCTGCTTGGCACGAATTGGACCATGAAGGGCCCCGCCTACGCCGCGGCGTTCGCGCGCGCCGGCGTTACGCTCGACATTCCGCACGAGGCCGAACGGGCGATGATCGATCGCGTCATCTTCGACGAATTGTGCCAGGGCGTGCTCAATGCGGCTTCGCGAGAAGCCTACCTGCGCGTCATTGCGCGCATGAAAGGCGAGGGCTGCGACGCCGTCGCGCTCAGCTGCACCGAGATTCCCCTCCTCATTACGCCGGAGGTTGCGCCGCTGCCGACGCTCGATTCCACGCGTCTTTTGGCGCGCGCGGCGGTCGCGGTCGCAAATGGTGAACGCCCCAAGCCGGTCTGGCGCGGGGGAGCCATGCTCTAG
- a CDS encoding nitrate/nitrite transporter: MDAKAETTLYAKVVWRLIPLLFLCYIAAFLDRVNVGFAKLQMAGDLALSDAMYGFGAGIFFIGYFLFEVPSNLILQKVGARRWIARIMVSWGVISSCFMFTGALHWGPIAAAFGCTDAEFTFYLLRFLLGVAEAGFFPGVILYLTYWFPAGRRAQMVGLFMSAIALSNLIGSPLSGAIMQYMDGVSGWRGWQWLFLLEGIPSVLMGVVVLFLLPDGPRSARWLSAAEQDFVVAAVDADEAHKSVLGVRHGFAETFADLRVWALALVYFCGAGCLYAANFWMPTIIQELGLAPDDFLRIGLINMIPWGTAAIVMILWSRHSDHTGERRWHAAGGMLVAMVGLLLLAAFGHSAIAAIAALALVLSGTLSWVVTFWSLPTAFLSGTAAAAGIAWINAFGNLGGHFGPDIIGRIRTANNGASEPALLALAAAALIGALVLLALPRTQARAIDEASPQQR; the protein is encoded by the coding sequence ATGGACGCCAAGGCCGAGACAACGCTCTACGCCAAAGTGGTCTGGCGGCTGATCCCGCTCCTGTTCCTTTGCTACATCGCCGCGTTCCTCGACCGGGTGAATGTCGGCTTCGCCAAGCTGCAGATGGCGGGCGATCTGGCGCTGAGCGACGCCATGTACGGCTTCGGCGCGGGAATTTTCTTCATCGGCTATTTTTTGTTCGAGGTGCCGAGCAATCTGATCCTGCAGAAGGTCGGTGCGCGGCGCTGGATCGCGCGCATCATGGTGAGTTGGGGCGTCATCTCGTCATGCTTCATGTTCACCGGCGCATTGCATTGGGGACCGATCGCGGCGGCGTTCGGTTGCACCGACGCGGAGTTCACGTTCTACCTCTTGCGCTTTCTGCTGGGCGTCGCTGAGGCCGGCTTCTTTCCAGGTGTCATCCTTTATCTCACCTATTGGTTTCCGGCGGGGCGCCGCGCGCAGATGGTTGGGCTTTTCATGAGCGCGATTGCGCTCTCGAACCTGATCGGCTCACCGCTCTCGGGCGCGATCATGCAATACATGGATGGCGTGAGCGGTTGGCGCGGCTGGCAATGGCTGTTCCTGCTCGAAGGCATTCCGTCCGTGCTCATGGGCGTGGTCGTGCTGTTCCTGTTGCCCGACGGTCCCCGCTCGGCGCGCTGGCTGAGTGCGGCGGAACAGGATTTTGTCGTCGCCGCCGTGGACGCGGACGAAGCGCACAAAAGCGTGCTCGGCGTGCGGCACGGATTTGCGGAGACCTTCGCCGATCTGCGCGTGTGGGCGCTGGCGCTGGTTTATTTTTGTGGCGCGGGCTGTTTGTACGCCGCCAACTTTTGGATGCCGACGATCATTCAGGAACTCGGGCTCGCGCCTGACGATTTCCTTCGCATCGGCCTCATCAACATGATCCCTTGGGGCACGGCGGCTATCGTTATGATCTTGTGGAGCCGCCACTCCGACCACACGGGCGAACGACGCTGGCACGCGGCCGGCGGCATGTTGGTGGCGATGGTTGGGCTCTTGTTGCTCGCGGCGTTCGGCCATTCGGCGATCGCCGCGATCGCGGCGTTGGCTTTGGTGCTCTCCGGCACATTGTCGTGGGTGGTGACGTTCTGGTCATTGCCGACGGCGTTTCTCTCCGGCACTGCCGCTGCGGCAGGCATCGCCTGGATCAACGCCTTCGGCAATCTTGGCGGCCATTTCGGCCCGGACATCATCGGCCGTATCCGCACCGCCAATAACGGCGCAAGCGAACCAGCGTTGCTGGCGCTGGCGGCCGCGGCATTGATCGGCGCCTTAGTTTTACTGGCTCTGCCGCGCACTCAGGCGCGCGCGATTGACGAGGCTTCGCCTCAACAACGCTAG
- a CDS encoding ethylmalonyl-CoA mutase has protein sequence MTPFQHAPDQPWIFRTYAGHSTPAESNKLYRSNLAKGQTGLSVAFDLPTQTGYDSDHILARGEVGKVGVPVGHLGDMRALFDGIPLERMNTSMTINAPAAWLIALYVSLAEEQGADPKKLTGTTQNDIIKEYLSRGTFIFPPRPSLKLTADTIAWSLDAIPKWNPMNVCSYHLQEAGATPEQELAFALAASIAVLDEVKARGEVPEARFAAVFSRISFFVNAGMRFITELSKMRAFGRLWEEIGRQRYGVTDASALRFRYGVQVNSLGLTEQQAENNVYRILLETLAVTLSKDARARAVQLPAWNEALGLPRPWDQQWSLRMQQILAYETDLLEYEDIFDGSKVIEAKVAQLMEGARVELKNIEAMGGAVAAVEAGYLKASLVESNRKRAEAIETGAIKVVGVNCYTEGEPSPLEVGEKSIQTVDFAVEAQQIARLKAWRAQRDAGAVEAALADLRAAAKEERNVMPASLACAKAGVTTGEWSFALREVFGEYRAPTGVALIVESDIEDLDAVKADVAALSEKLGRQLTFLVGKPGLDGHSNGAEQIAARGRAAGMEVVYEGIRLTPAEIVAAAKEKRAHAVGLSILSGSHLDLVQEVVRLMRAEGVNAPLIVGGIIPPADALALKQMGVAAVYTPKDFKITSIMGDVVKLVAKANT, from the coding sequence ATGACTCCTTTTCAGCACGCACCGGACCAGCCTTGGATCTTCCGCACCTACGCTGGGCACTCGACGCCGGCGGAGTCGAACAAGCTCTACCGGTCGAACCTGGCCAAAGGGCAGACCGGCCTCTCGGTCGCCTTCGATCTACCGACGCAGACCGGTTACGACAGCGACCACATCCTGGCGCGAGGCGAGGTTGGCAAAGTCGGCGTGCCGGTTGGGCATCTGGGCGATATGCGGGCGCTGTTCGACGGCATTCCGCTTGAGCGCATGAACACGTCGATGACGATCAACGCGCCGGCGGCGTGGCTGATCGCGCTTTATGTGTCGCTCGCGGAAGAGCAAGGCGCCGATCCGAAGAAGCTCACTGGCACGACGCAGAACGACATCATCAAGGAATATCTCTCGCGCGGGACGTTCATCTTCCCGCCGCGCCCGAGCCTGAAGCTCACCGCCGATACGATCGCCTGGAGCCTCGACGCGATTCCAAAATGGAATCCGATGAACGTGTGCTCCTACCATTTGCAGGAAGCCGGCGCGACGCCGGAGCAAGAGCTGGCGTTCGCACTGGCGGCGTCGATCGCGGTGCTGGATGAGGTGAAGGCGCGCGGCGAAGTGCCGGAGGCACGCTTCGCGGCGGTGTTCTCGCGCATCTCGTTCTTCGTGAACGCCGGCATGCGCTTCATCACTGAGCTTTCAAAGATGCGCGCGTTCGGGCGCTTGTGGGAAGAGATCGGCCGCCAGCGCTATGGCGTCACGGACGCAAGCGCGCTGCGCTTTCGCTATGGCGTGCAAGTGAACTCTCTGGGGCTGACAGAGCAGCAAGCGGAGAACAACGTCTATCGCATCTTGCTGGAGACGTTGGCGGTGACGCTGTCGAAGGACGCACGCGCCCGCGCCGTGCAACTGCCGGCGTGGAACGAAGCTTTAGGGCTGCCGCGGCCTTGGGATCAGCAATGGTCGCTGCGGATGCAGCAGATCCTCGCCTATGAGACCGATTTGCTGGAGTACGAGGACATCTTCGATGGTTCGAAGGTGATCGAAGCCAAAGTTGCGCAGCTCATGGAAGGCGCGCGGGTCGAGTTGAAGAACATCGAGGCGATGGGCGGTGCGGTAGCGGCTGTGGAAGCTGGCTATCTCAAAGCGTCGCTGGTGGAATCGAACCGCAAGCGCGCCGAGGCGATCGAGACGGGCGCGATCAAGGTCGTCGGCGTGAATTGCTACACCGAAGGCGAACCCTCCCCGCTCGAGGTGGGCGAGAAGAGTATTCAGACGGTGGATTTCGCGGTTGAAGCGCAGCAGATCGCGCGACTCAAAGCTTGGCGCGCGCAGCGCGATGCCGGCGCGGTTGAAGCAGCGCTCGCAGACTTGCGCGCAGCGGCGAAAGAAGAGCGCAACGTGATGCCGGCGTCTTTGGCGTGCGCGAAAGCGGGCGTGACCACAGGCGAATGGTCGTTCGCGTTGCGCGAGGTGTTTGGCGAGTATCGCGCGCCGACGGGCGTGGCGCTGATCGTGGAAAGCGACATCGAGGATTTGGACGCGGTGAAAGCCGACGTCGCGGCGCTCTCGGAGAAGCTGGGGCGGCAGCTCACGTTCTTGGTCGGCAAGCCGGGGCTTGATGGACATTCCAACGGCGCTGAGCAAATCGCGGCGCGCGGGCGCGCGGCGGGCATGGAGGTCGTGTACGAAGGTATTCGCCTGACGCCGGCCGAGATCGTCGCGGCGGCGAAGGAAAAGCGCGCGCATGCGGTGGGCCTCTCCATCCTCTCCGGCTCGCATCTCGACCTGGTACAGGAAGTAGTGCGGCTGATGCGTGCGGAGGGCGTGAACGCGCCGCTGATCGTCGGCGGCATCATCCCGCCGGCGGACGCTTTGGCGCTGAAGCAGATGGGCGTGGCGGCGGTGTACACGCCGAAGGATTTCAAAATCACCAGCATCATGGGCGACGTTGTGAAGCTGGTCGCAAAGGCGAACACGTGA
- a CDS encoding hypothetical protein (secreted and surface protein containing fasciclin-like repeats) encodes MPKSAPRDLIEAAANEGGFETFVALSDLAGLSGVLKGAARHTVFAPTNQAFNAMAPGALEDLGRPERRDALLALLKLHIVAGKVRLDRFTGRRMHGKSIGGAALSIDGVDGVQINGARVVRPDIAAANGMLHGIDSVLTPKIAARAVRG; translated from the coding sequence GTGCCAAAAAGCGCACCGAGAGATCTTATCGAAGCCGCGGCAAATGAAGGCGGTTTTGAAACATTCGTCGCATTGAGTGATCTGGCCGGCTTATCCGGCGTCTTGAAGGGCGCGGCGCGCCACACAGTGTTTGCGCCCACCAACCAAGCCTTTAACGCCATGGCGCCCGGCGCCCTTGAGGACCTTGGACGTCCCGAACGGCGCGATGCGCTCCTAGCGTTGCTCAAGCTCCACATTGTCGCTGGCAAAGTGCGGCTCGACCGTTTCACGGGCCGGCGGATGCACGGCAAATCCATCGGCGGCGCGGCGCTGTCGATTGATGGCGTTGACGGCGTCCAGATCAACGGCGCCCGCGTCGTCCGCCCAGACATCGCCGCCGCCAATGGCATGCTCCACGGCATCGACAGCGTCCTTACGCCAAAGATCGCCGCGCGCGCGGTGAGAGGCTGA
- a CDS encoding signal peptidase I: MQKIRAEIVEWVRVIAGALVVYLGITTVAFAQYSIPSESMVPTLEVGDRVIVSKFAYGYSRQSLPLNIGALFSPGERRLFEQMPRRGDVVVFTHPMDGKVMIKRLIGLPGDVIEVRSGRLMLNGEMLPVDGAQQMVREAHDEGREWITRSFETLPGGVRHVVHDRGESDFDTFGPYTVPPRHVFFMGDNRDNSLDSRWDGMGPVPIDNLIGRAETVFFAPRNCSGDPTVSCARSRWLKPLHD, from the coding sequence ATGCAGAAAATCCGCGCCGAGATCGTCGAGTGGGTGCGGGTCATCGCCGGCGCGCTTGTGGTGTATCTTGGGATCACCACTGTCGCATTCGCGCAATATTCCATTCCGTCCGAAAGCATGGTGCCGACTTTGGAAGTCGGCGACCGCGTGATCGTCTCGAAATTCGCGTACGGCTATAGCCGTCAATCGCTGCCACTGAACATCGGCGCGCTGTTTTCGCCGGGCGAGCGGCGTCTGTTCGAGCAGATGCCGCGCCGGGGCGATGTGGTGGTGTTTACCCATCCGATGGACGGCAAGGTGATGATCAAACGCTTGATCGGCCTGCCCGGCGACGTGATCGAAGTGCGCTCTGGGCGCTTGATGCTGAACGGCGAGATGCTGCCGGTGGACGGCGCCCAGCAAATGGTGCGCGAGGCGCACGACGAAGGCCGCGAATGGATCACGCGCAGCTTCGAGACGCTGCCCGGCGGCGTGCGCCACGTCGTGCATGATCGTGGCGAAAGCGATTTCGATACGTTCGGCCCCTACACAGTGCCGCCCCGCCACGTGTTCTTCATGGGCGACAATCGCGACAATTCGCTCGACAGCCGCTGGGACGGCATGGGGCCGGTGCCGATCGACAATCTGATCGGGCGCGCGGAAACAGTGTTCTTCGCGCCGCGCAATTGCAGCGGCGATCCAACGGTGAGCTGTGCGCGGTCACGCTGGCTGAAGCCGCTGCACGATTGA
- a CDS encoding hypothetical protein (permease of the drug/metabolite transporter (DMT) superfamily), with protein MGWLLFAGLLFGGELALWAAALSHTTVANATLMSNMTPIFAALFGWFVLKERLKPSIYWGGAAALLGALTLSVARAQAGAGPASTPEEGWLGDLLGFSSAIGYAGYLLIVRTLGNRVSTGAVMFWATLSAAAVAFALSLAFGEALFPSTLRGWAVLIVLGVVVQAAAQGLIAYGVQRLPIVVSTILLWMQPLSAAVISWFLFGEHLGALAFVGASLILFGVFVVQRARA; from the coding sequence TTGGGCTGGCTTTTGTTCGCTGGATTGCTGTTTGGCGGCGAACTGGCGCTGTGGGCGGCCGCTCTCAGCCACACCACAGTCGCCAACGCGACTTTGATGTCCAACATGACGCCGATCTTCGCGGCCTTGTTCGGTTGGTTCGTCCTGAAGGAGCGGCTGAAGCCATCGATCTATTGGGGCGGCGCGGCGGCCCTCCTGGGCGCGCTGACTTTGTCGGTCGCGCGCGCGCAAGCCGGCGCCGGCCCCGCATCGACCCCGGAGGAGGGCTGGCTCGGCGATCTGCTCGGGTTCTCCTCGGCCATTGGCTATGCGGGCTATCTGTTGATCGTCCGCACGCTCGGCAATCGGGTCAGCACAGGCGCGGTGATGTTTTGGGCGACGTTAAGCGCCGCCGCTGTTGCTTTCGCGCTTAGCCTTGCATTTGGAGAAGCACTCTTCCCATCGACGCTGCGCGGTTGGGCAGTGCTCATTGTGCTCGGTGTTGTGGTGCAAGCGGCGGCGCAAGGCCTCATCGCTTACGGCGTGCAGCGGCTGCCGATCGTCGTGTCCACGATCCTGCTTTGGATGCAGCCGCTCTCGGCGGCTGTGATCTCCTGGTTCCTGTTCGGCGAACACCTGGGCGCGCTCGCCTTCGTCGGCGCGTCGCTGATCTTGTTCGGCGTTTTCGTGGTGCAGCGCGCGCGGGCTTAG